In a single window of the Anaerocolumna cellulosilytica genome:
- a CDS encoding MATE family efflux transporter, which produces MGTMPVPKLLISMSLPMVISMLVQALYNVVDSIFVSQINEKAFTALSLAFPIQNLMIAVSVGTGIGINALLSRSLGERKYKEANMAAVNGLFLSVISSILFALFGIFFSRAFFEIQTDDLEIIQYGTEYLSTCTIFSFGIFFQITLERLMQSTGRTFYNMLTQTLGAVINIVLDPILIFGLLGFPQLGVLGAAIATIAGQIIAMTFSFYFNIKKNKEITLTLKGFKPHKKTISTILMVGIPSIIMQSIGSLMVFGMNKILIVFTPTAVSVFGAYFKLQSFIFMPVFGITNGMIPIIAYNYGAGNKKRIVDTIKLSVVLATGIMFAGLLLFQTAPATLLGFFHASDEMLTLGIPALRIISISFILAGYCIVLSSVFQALGNGLHSMFISIARQLVVILPVAFLLSKTLGMQAVWFCFPLAETLAVVLCTYFMKRNYDRKISILTPLSEESSLSA; this is translated from the coding sequence ATGGGAACTATGCCTGTGCCAAAACTTTTAATTTCCATGTCCTTACCTATGGTTATCTCTATGTTGGTACAAGCTCTATACAATGTTGTTGACAGCATCTTTGTATCTCAGATAAATGAGAAAGCTTTTACTGCACTTTCCCTTGCTTTTCCAATCCAAAATCTTATGATTGCAGTCTCCGTGGGCACTGGTATCGGCATAAATGCCTTACTTTCCAGAAGCTTAGGTGAAAGAAAATACAAGGAAGCTAATATGGCCGCTGTAAACGGTTTATTCCTGTCAGTGATAAGCTCTATTTTGTTTGCTCTATTTGGAATATTTTTTTCCAGAGCATTTTTTGAAATTCAGACCGATGATTTAGAAATTATTCAATATGGTACGGAGTACCTCTCTACCTGTACAATATTTTCATTTGGAATATTTTTTCAGATAACTCTTGAACGACTTATGCAATCTACTGGGCGCACATTTTATAATATGCTTACTCAGACCTTAGGTGCCGTTATTAATATTGTTCTTGATCCTATATTAATCTTTGGTTTGCTTGGTTTTCCGCAATTAGGAGTATTAGGTGCCGCAATTGCCACCATAGCAGGACAGATTATAGCAATGACTTTTTCTTTTTATTTCAATATAAAGAAAAATAAAGAAATCACTCTAACTCTCAAAGGGTTTAAGCCTCACAAAAAGACAATAAGCACAATCTTAATGGTAGGCATTCCTTCTATTATTATGCAGTCCATTGGCTCCTTGATGGTATTTGGAATGAATAAAATATTAATCGTTTTTACACCTACCGCAGTCTCCGTGTTCGGTGCTTACTTTAAACTACAGAGTTTTATTTTTATGCCTGTATTCGGTATAACGAATGGTATGATTCCCATTATTGCTTATAATTATGGAGCAGGTAATAAAAAGAGGATTGTGGATACCATCAAACTAAGTGTTGTACTAGCTACCGGTATTATGTTTGCCGGGCTTTTGCTATTCCAAACTGCACCTGCAACTCTCCTTGGATTTTTTCACGCATCTGATGAAATGCTTACTCTGGGTATACCAGCTCTTAGAATAATCAGTATTAGTTTTATCCTTGCAGGATACTGTATTGTCTTAAGCTCTGTCTTCCAGGCTTTAGGAAATGGTCTTCACAGTATGTTCATCTCTATCGCAAGACAGCTAGTTGTAATTCTGCCTGTTGCCTTTCTGCTTTCAAAAACCTTGGGGATGCAGGCTGTTTGGTTCTGCTTTCCACTTGCAGAAACACTGGCAGTGGTATTATGCACCTATTTCATGAAACGAAATTATGATAGAAAGATTAGTATTCTTACACCACTTTCTGAAGAAAGTTCGTTGTCCGCGTAG
- a CDS encoding DUF438 domain-containing protein encodes MSESINNREYRQKVLKEIISGLHEGKSVEEVKGLFEEAFNGVAASEISEAEGALIAEGLPITEIQKLCDVHAAVFKGSIEEIHQPEDQSLIPGHPANTLKRENRALEKIIDKQLEPYLQDLSSKESLVAVKEGIDRLSKVDIHYIRKENLFFPYLEKYGITAPPKVMWGVDDEIRQQIKGVKELLSKDAATDELRQEIKAVIERVKEMIFKEENILLPMLLETLTQDEWKLIAKESDEIGYLVETVPVWNPAAQAKAAVLEEAKETGVITMPTGLLHSEELIHMLNALPFDITFVDKEDVVKYFSQGEERIFPRTKTVIGRNVSNCHPPASVHIVEQIVEDFKSGKKDHEDFWIKMMDKYILIRYYAVRNEKKEYLGVLEVTQNIKPIQEITGEKRLVTKSE; translated from the coding sequence ATGAGCGAAAGTATTAATAACAGGGAATACCGACAAAAGGTATTAAAAGAAATTATCTCAGGGCTTCATGAAGGAAAGTCCGTTGAGGAGGTAAAAGGATTATTTGAAGAGGCTTTTAATGGTGTAGCAGCCAGTGAAATATCCGAGGCGGAAGGTGCGTTAATTGCAGAAGGGCTTCCGATTACAGAAATTCAAAAGTTGTGCGATGTCCATGCGGCAGTTTTTAAAGGTTCCATTGAAGAAATTCATCAGCCGGAGGATCAATCCCTTATACCCGGACATCCTGCCAATACCTTAAAACGGGAGAATAGAGCGCTTGAAAAAATTATTGATAAGCAGTTAGAACCTTATCTTCAAGATTTATCCTCTAAAGAAAGTCTAGTGGCTGTTAAAGAAGGAATTGATAGGTTATCGAAAGTGGATATTCACTATATAAGGAAGGAAAATCTGTTCTTTCCTTACTTAGAGAAATACGGAATCACAGCTCCGCCCAAAGTAATGTGGGGAGTCGATGATGAAATCAGACAGCAGATAAAAGGGGTAAAAGAACTTTTATCAAAAGACGCAGCAACGGATGAGTTAAGACAGGAAATTAAAGCAGTAATCGAAAGAGTAAAGGAGATGATTTTTAAAGAAGAGAATATACTTCTTCCTATGCTTCTTGAAACCTTGACCCAGGATGAGTGGAAATTGATTGCTAAAGAAAGTGATGAGATTGGTTATCTGGTAGAAACTGTACCGGTATGGAATCCGGCGGCACAGGCGAAGGCTGCTGTTTTGGAAGAAGCAAAGGAGACAGGTGTAATAACCATGCCGACAGGATTGCTTCACTCGGAAGAACTTATCCATATGTTAAATGCTCTACCCTTTGATATTACCTTTGTGGATAAAGAGGATGTAGTAAAATATTTCTCCCAAGGAGAAGAACGGATATTTCCACGTACAAAGACTGTTATCGGAAGAAATGTATCCAATTGCCATCCACCAGCCAGCGTTCATATCGTAGAACAGATTGTAGAGGACTTTAAAAGCGGTAAAAAGGACCATGAAGATTTCTGGATTAAAATGATGGATAAATATATATTAATTCGTTATTATGCAGTAAGGAATGAAAAGAAAGAGTATCTGGGGGTACTGGAAGTAACCCAAAATATTAAGCCCATACAGGAAATTACAGGTGAAAAAAGACTGGTTACAAAGAGTGAATAG